Part of the Rhizobium viscosum genome is shown below.
CGCAAATCATGCCGTCGATCCTGGCGGGTTTTCTGCTCGCCTTCACCTTTTCCTTCGACGATTTCATCATCGCCTTCTTCGTGGCCGGCTCGAATACGACGCTGCCGATCTATGTCTTCGCCTCCATTCGCCGCGGCGTGACGCCTGAGATCAATGCGGTCGCAACGATGGTGCTGATCGCCTCGCTTGCCCTCATTTTCATCGCGCGCTTCCTGATGCGTGAAAAGACAACGACAAACTGACCGGGGAAATACCATGATACTGAGAGATCGCGTTGCAATCGTCACCGGCGCAGGCTCGGGCATCGGTCGGGCCGGCGCACAGATCATCGCGCGCGAAGGTGCCCATGTCATCGTTGCCGACATCAATTTCGCAAATGCCGAAGAGACCGCCGGTCTCATTGCCGCGGCAGGCGGCAGTGCCGAAAGCCTGGTGATCGATGTCACCGACGACAGGGCGCTTGAAACCGGCATAACCGCTACTGCCGTACGCCATGGCCGGATCGACATTTTGCACAATCATGCGGGTGCTCAGGTCGCCGGAGATCTGGAGCAGGTCGCCGTGGAAGGCTTCGACAAGTCCTGGAGCCTGAATGTGCGGGCGCATTTCATGGCAGCGCGTTTCGTCATGCCGATCATGAAAAAAGCCGGCAAAGGCGTAATCCTGAATACGTCGTCCTCATCTGGCGTGCTCTACGATCGCGAAATGATCGCCTATACGACGACCAAACACGCTGTCATCGCCATGACCCGGCAGATGGCCGGCGACTATGCAAAATTCGGCATCCGCGTGAATGCGCTTTGTCCTGGATGGGTCGACACGCCATTCAATGAGCCGTTCATCGCGCAGATGGGCGGGCGCAGCAAAATCGAAGGCTACATCGCCGAAAAGGTGCCGCTCGGCCGCTGGGCGGATGTGTCGGAAATCGCCGAGCCGATCCTGTTCCTGGTCTCAGACCGCTCGTCCTACATGACGGGGCAGATTCTCGTCGTCGACGGCGGCGAAACCATCGTTTAGGGCGACTGGAAGGTCAGTTGCACCTTGCAGGCCAGCGAACGGTCGCCGGCAATTTCAAAGGCCGAAACAGCGTCTCCGAGCGGCATTCTGTGGCTGATGATCGGCCGCACATCGATCTTCCGCCGCGAGATCAGGTCGACGGCAACGGCAAATTCCTCATGGAAGCGCTGCGTTCCGTGGATATGCAGTTCCTTGCCGACGATGGCGTTGAGAGGCACCGGTACGTCGCCTGAGACGCCCACCTGGACGATAGTGCCGCGCGGCCGGGCCGCCGCAATCGCGCTATGGATGGCTGGGGCGGCGGCGGAACATTCGAACACGAGATCGAAATAGCCTTTTCCTGACTGGAATTCGGCAAATGACTCTGCATCCCGGACCGCGTTGATCGTGCGGCTGGCGCCCATGGCTTTCGCCCGCGCGAGCGCCGCATCGGCAAGATCCGTGACGACAATCTCTGCCGCCTCATAATGACTGACAACGGCAACCATCAGGGAGCCGATCGGTCCGGCACCCGTTACCAGGACTTTCTTGCCGGCAATGCCTGGTGCGCGCGATGCGGCATGCAGGCAGACGGATAGCGGCTCGCTGCAGGCCGCTTCCGCAGCCGTTATCGAGGCTCCAACCTCAACACATTGTTTGGCCGGCACCACCAGCCATTCCCGAAACATGCCCTGCTCATGCGGCAAGCGCATCGCACTGCCCATGAAGCGCATTTCCAGGCAGTGGATCGGCAAGCCTATGCTGCAATATTCGCAGGCACCGCAAGGCTGGCTCGGATTGACCGCGACCAGTGTGCCGGCCTTCAGGGTGACGCTCTCACCTGCCTGCTCCACGGTTCCAGCGGCCTCGTGACCAGGTATCATCGGCTCGCGAACCCTGACCGGACCGAAACCGCCATCCTGGTAATAATGCAGGTCGGAGCCGCAGATACCTGCGGCTGCCATCTTCAAAAGCACTTCGCCCGGACCGGGGGCTGCGACCGGATCAGTCTCGATCCTGAGATCGCCCTTTGCATAAAGCCGTGCCAGACGTGTCTGCATCGCACTCTCCTACTTCAGAAGCCCAAGCTGCTGCGGCAGCCACAGGGATACGGAGGGAACGAAGGTGATCAGGATCAAGGCGATGAAAAGCGGCGCAAGCCAAGGCAGGATCGCCATCGTCGTACGCTCCACCGATAGTTTCGCCACCCGCGACAGCACGAAAAGCACCATGCCGAGCGGCGGATGGAGCAGGCCGATCATCAGGTTCAGAGTCATGATGAGGCCGAACTGTACCGGATCGATGCCAAACTTCGCGACGATCGGCAGAAGGATCGGTACGAGGATGGTAATGGCCGCGATTGTGTCCAAAAAGCAGCCGACGAAGAGCATCAGCAGGTTCACAAGGATCAGGAACACCCATTTATTGTCGGTGATCGACAGGATCGCGTCAGACAGAAGCTGCGCCGCCTGGCTCACTGTCAGCAGCCATGCGAAGACCGAGGCGGCAGTGACGATGAAGAGAACGGAGGCCGTCGTCTCGATCGTGTCGAAGCTCGCCTTGGCAAGCGTCGAGAGCGTCATCGTGCGATAGCGAACAAGGCCAAGGAACAGCGACCAGAGCACAGCGGCGACGGCCGCTTCCGTCGGCGTGAACCAGCCCATGGTCATGCCACCGATCAGGATGACCGGCGTCATCAGCGCCATGACGGCGGAAAAGCGGAAATACCAGTCCAGTGCCAGAAGCACGACAAGCGCGATGCCCGCCGCAGCGTTCATCGATACGCCTGACCGCATCATGACGTAGATCGACAGCGGCACCAGCAGGACGACGACGATCTCCAAACCTGCGGAAAGGAGCTGTTTCACGTCGAAGGGTGCATCGGAACCCCAGCGCTTCACGTAGGCGAAGGCTGCGACGGTGATCATCATCAGCAACGTCATGACGACGCCCGGCAGGATGCCGGCCATGAAAAGAGCGCCGATCGAGACATTGGCCATCATACCGTAGATTACGAAGGGCAAGGACGGCGGGAAGATCGGCCCGAGCGTGGCAGACGCCGCCGTTACTCCGACTGCGGCCTCGACCGGATAGCCGTGATCCTTCATCGCCTTGATCTCGATCGTGCCGATGCCTGCCGCATCGGCGAGCGCAGTACCGGACATGCCCGAGAAGATGACGGAACCGATGATATTGACCTGCGCGAGACCACCCTTCATCCAGCCGACGAGCGCGACGGCGAAGGAATAGATGCGGCCGGTGACACCTGCCGAATTCATGAGATTGCCGGCAAGGATGAAGAAGGGAACAGCGAGAAGCGGGAAACTTTCGACACCCGCGATCATTCGCTGAGCGACGATGATGTCGGGCGCAACACCATAGAGAACAATGTAGAGAACGGATGCGACGGCCATCGAGATTGCGACGGGCACGCCGATCAGCATCAGCAGCAGAAACGAGCCAAGCAAGAGCAGCATCGGGTCATCCTTCGACGGCGTGGAATTCTTCGGGGCGTTCCAGAACGGAATAGCCGCGGCGCAAATTAGTGATGAAGACAATCACCGCCCGGATCAGCATCAGCACGAAGGCGGCAAGCACGCTGTAGAAGACGATGTTGCGCGGCAAATCGACGGTGACCATCTGCTCGTCAGCGACGATCTGGACGTAGCGCCACATCAGATAGCAGCCATAGGCGAAGAAGCCGATGCGGACGATATCCACGAAGGTTGCGAGAACGCGCGCAAGGCCTGCCGGCATGTAATGATAGAAGACGTCCACCTGGATGTGGCGCGAGGTGCGCACGCACATGACGGCGCCCAAGAAAACGACGCCGATCAGGCAGTTGACGGCGATCTCCTCGGTCCAAGCATAGCTGTTGTTCAGCACATAACGGGTGAAGAACTGCAGGAAAACGCAGCCGGCCATCAGCCAGAAGACGATCAGCGTAATCCAGTCTTCGATGGCGTAGTCCGAGACATTGGCGGTGGGCGCATGCCCTTCGAACTCGTGGCCGATCTCCTCGGCGGTGATTTGCGTGTGGACTTCTTGAGACATGATCGGCTTTATTCCGGTTGGGGAAGAAGGGCGCGCAGCGCTCCCGCGCGCCCTCGGGCTCTTACTGGATCGCGCGGATCGCCTCCCAATCGGCTTTATCGTAGCCGAAGTCCTCGAACTTGACCTTTTCCGCAACCGTCTTCTCGAAGTCGGCCTTGTCGACCTCGGTGACGCTCAGACCCTTTTCCTTGAAGGTAGTGATCAGGCCGTTTTCCTTGCCTTCGATGGTCTTGGTCGTGCGCTCGGCAGCTTCCTGCATGACGTCGCCGAAGATCTTCTTGTCTTCATCGGAAAGGCTCGACCACAACGTCTTCGAGATCACCGTATTCAGGTGATCGACAATGTGACCGGTCAGGATGATGTTCTTCTGGACTTCGTAGAACTTCTTGGCCTCAATCGTCGTCAGCGGGTTTTCCTGCGCCTCGACCGTGCCGTTCTGCAAGGCGAGATAGACCTCGGCAAAGGCGATCGGCGTGGTGTTGGCGCCGCAGGCGCGCGGCATGGCGAGATAGGCCGGGACGTCAGGCACGCGGATCTTCAGGCCCTGCATGTCGGCGCATTTGGCGATCGGCTTGTTGGCCGTCGTATGGCGCGTCCCGTAATAGCTGACGGCGGCGATATGGTTGCCGGTCTTGTCCTCATAACCCTTGGCCAGGCGCTTGAAGACGTCGCTCTTGGTGTAGGCAATCAAGTGCTCCGGGCTGCGGAAGATATAGGGGAAATAGGTCACACCGATCGGCTTGTAGTCGCGGGCGGCAAAGCTCGACCCGGAGATGATGATATCGACCGTGCCGAGCTTGAGGCCCTGGTTGATATCGGCTTCCTTGCCGAGTTGCGAAGCCGGATAGACCTCGATCTTGTAACGGCCGTTGGTGCGCTTGTTGATCTCTTCCGCGGCCCAGAGGGAATCCGTGTGGAAAGGTTCGGATGTCTCGTAGACATGGGCCCATTTCAGCACAGTCTGGGCATGTGCGATCGCCGTTGTCGCCATGATTGCGGCGGCCGTGCAGAGTATCGTCGTCAGTTTCAACTTCATCGCTCTCTCCTCCTGAGATCTCGTTAAGTGGCTGCTTTTCCCTTGTTCGGCCCGGCCGTTTGGCCGCGCCCCTCCTCGCCCGAAAACTCCTCCCCGAAGCTTTCGGAAAACCTCTTCTGCGAATTCGTCAGATGCGTGCGCATGGCGGCCTTCGCCCCTGCCGTATCGCCGGCGGCGATCGCATCGCGTATAACCCGGTGCTCTTCCAGTGCGCTGCGCCATGACACCGGTCCTTCGAAATGGCTGGCGAGCTTTTCGAAATACGGCGTCATGCGCATGTCGAACATCTCGCCGGTGACCCGGATCAAGGTCGCATTGCCGACGATAGCGGCGATGCCGGTATGAAAGGCGCGGTCGGCGACAAGCACGGCGCGCGCATCCTCCACCACGCCGCTCATTGCTCTCAGCGCCTCGTCGAGGACGGCAATGTCCTCAGGGCGGACGCTTTTTGCGGCCTCCTCTGCTATCGCGCATTCGATGATGGCGCGGGCCTGCAGCAGCTCGAAAGGACCTTCGACCGGTTCGCGCTCACTGCCGGTCGCTTCGACCACATGTTTGCGCGTGACATAGATGCCAGAGCCCATGCGGATATTGATGTATCCCTCGACCTCCAGCACTATCAGCGCCTCGCGCAGCGTGGGGCGCGAAACCGAAAGCTGCTCCGCAAGTTCGCGCTCGGCCGGCAGCCTCTGGCCGACGGCAAGTTCGCCTCGGATAATCATCAGACGAATCTGGTCCGCCACCTGCCTGTAGAGGCGGCGTGATTCAACTGCCGAAAACATTATGGCCTCCCCGGCGCGCTTCTCCTCAAACGCACAACTGGTCAACTGGCCTGACCAATTAATCCGAAACTACCATCCGGGAAGTTATGCGTCAATCCGACGCATACACTCAGACCGGGCTGGTCAGTCGATAAGTGGACGCAAGGGTCCTAAGGGCCTCGACCGTCGCCGGATCCAGCATCGCGCCATGTTTTTTCCGCTCGGCGGCGACAGCCCATTCGCGGTCGCCAGGCGCCATTACCCTGAAGCCTTCGCGTGGCGGAGACGCCCTCAAGGTTTCGACGTAGCGTTTCATGGCAGCGTCGAAGATTTCGATATCAAGGAAGGCTGCAGGGTTCAGGGCCATGACGAAAGCACCGAGACCGCGCGGTGTCGAAAAATCCGGCCCGGGCATCGGAGCAATATCGAAACTCAGCTTCATACCTGTAAGTGCGGCACTCAGAATCTCGGGAATGCCGGCAAGCCCTGCACCCTTGAAACCGAATTCGCCGCCAAGCGGCGCCAGCATGTCGGCCACATCGGGATCGGCCGTGTCGTAACCCCGCTCATCGGAGGCAACCCCTTCGGGCAGTTGGCGGCCGAGGCTGCGATAGAGCAGCACGCGGTTATAGGGCACGGCGCTCGTCGCCATGTCGAAGAGCCACGGGTTATCTCCCTTGACAGGGACAGCGCAGGCGATCGGATTGGTGCCATGAAAGCGCATGGCGCCGTCGTGCAGACGCACGAAGCTATCGGAATTGCAGAAAGCAAAGCCGATGAAGCCGCGTTGGGCGGCCTCGAACGCATAAGCACCTGCCGGTCCGAAATGCGAGGAATTGCGGATCGCAACCGCACCGATCCCGAATTCCCCGGCAAGACGCGTGGCATGCTCCATGCCCGTATAGGTGGCAAGCGCGCCATGGCCATTATCCGCATCGAGCGACGCGACGGCGCCAAAGGCGTTTGCCAACACGAGATGCGGGCGTGGATTGAGACGTCCTTCGGTCAGTCCCTTCACATAATGAGGAAGCAGGCGCACACCATGGCTGTCGATGCCATAGCGCGTACCATGCAGCATTCCCCGCGTCGCGGCATCCGCCGTCTCCTGGTCCGTGCCGGCGGCGAGGAAGACCTTTCGGCAGAAATCCTCGATCGCGGCCAGAGGTGCCAGGGAACCAGTGGGATTTTTGCTGTCACTCGTCATAGACCTCAATCCGTTCGGGTGGATCGTCTGCAAACTCTAGCGCGCCTGAGAGAAGATTCGATAGTCGCATCGCGGCTGAACCTGCACCTCCTTCAAACCCTGTTCCGATCGGGACAAAGTTACGGCTTGCCGAGCGACAGGCGAAACTGCCGGGGCGTCGTGCCGGTTCGCTGCTTGAAGATGTCGTAAAACCGGCTGCTGGAGCCGAAGCCGCAGTCGAGGGCAATCTCCAGGATCGGGTCCTCGGTCTCGGCCAGCCGCTGCATTGCTCTCGCGAGACGATAGCGCGTCAGATATTCCATTACTGAAATGCCAAGCACATCGCGAAACGCCCGGTTGGCTGTAGTCGGGTGCACATTGGCACGCCTTCCAAGATCCACCAGGTTGAGCGGTTCGGAAAAATGCCGGTTGATCAGGTCGGTCAGCACCTCTGAGTGGCGGATGGCGGGGCTTACCGGCGTTGCGGCGGCTGCGACGGACGTGCCTCGATCATCGGCGTGATCAAGGATGAGCCGGCGCACCCTAAGCTTGACCTCGTCGGCGATCAGCTGGCGCCGGACGGGATCGCCCTTGCCCCATTCGTCGACCCAGGCAGAGACGGTGAGCGATGTCGTCTCGCGGCGGCGGGGCTCGACGACGAAGGCACCCTGCATGATCGCCTGTCTCGCCTTCTTGTCGATGGAGAGCGCGAGAAAATCGACGAGCGGAAGGTAGACGCAGATGAGCGGCGCCTCCGGCGTCACCAGGATTGTTTGATGGGGAATGGCCGCCCAGAAGAGGACAAGACGCCCGGCCTCGACCCGCTCCTGCCGGCCATTGAAGAGATAAGTCATAGCGCCATCGAGAAGCAGGTTGATCTCGACATGGTCGTGCCAATGCGCTGCACTCATGGCATCGGCCGTGTGGCGCTCGATCAGGAAGCTCCGCGGCGATCCCGCCCATTCGCCGCTCCTGTTGAAATGATCGTCTCTCATGCATCCAACGCTTCAATCCGGGAATACTCCCTTCAATAGCAGGAAGAAATTCTGATTTGGAAGAGGCACGACTATGGCGACCTTGATTGGCGGGAGACCAAAATGCCGAAGATTTGCCTCGTGGGTGCGGGCAGCACCGTTTTTGCGCAGAACATTCTGGGGGATGTGCTCTCTACTCCCTCGGGCAGCGACTATGTGATCAGCCTGTTTGATATCGACCCTGAGCGGCTGAAGACATCGGAGATCGTTGCGCGGCGCATCTGCGAGGCGCTCGACCTGAAGAAAGTCAGGGTCGAGGCTACACTCGATCGTCGCGAGGCACTGCGCGGATCGGATTTCGTTATCCTGATGATGCAGGTCGGCGGTTACAAGCCGGCTACTGTGACGGATTTCGAAGTGCCGAAGCGATACGGCCTGCGTCAGACTATTGCCGATACGCTCGGCATCGGCGGGATCTTCCGCGGACTTCGCACCATTCCGGTGCTGGAAGCGATCTGCCGCGATATGGAAGAGGTCTGCCCGGACGCGCTGCTGATGCAATATGTGAACCCGATGGCGATCAATTGCTGGGCCATCAAGGAACTGGCGCCCAGTATCCGCACGGTCGGCCTTTGCCATAGCGTACAACATACCGCCGCCCATCTTGCCTCCTGCCTGGACGAAGACATTGTAGACATCAACTACATCTCGGCTGGCATCAACCACGTCGCCTTCTTCCTGAAATACGAGAAGCTGCATGCCGATGGCCGGCGCGAAGATCTCTATCCCCGCCTGAAGGCCCTCACCGGCGAGGGACGCGTGCCGGACGACGACCGGGTACGCTTCGATGTGCTGAAGCGGCTCGGCCATTTCGTAACGGAATCCAGTGAGCATTTCTCCGAATATACGTCTTGGTACATCAAGGATCGTCGCCCCGAACTCATCGACAAACTCAACATCCCGCTCGACGAATATATAAGCCGCTGTGAGCGGCAGATTTCCGAATGGCATGCCCTGCGCCGCGATCTCGAAGGCGACAAGCCGATCGAGGTCTGCCGAAGCAATGAATATGCTGCAGGCATTATCAACGCTGCCGTCACAGGCAATCCCGCACTGATCTACGGCAACGTTCCCAACAATGGCCTGATCGAAAACTTGCCGCCCGAATGTATCGTGGAAGTGCCCTGCCATGTGGACCGGAACGGCATCCAGCCGACCCGCATCGGCAGAATTCCCTCGCAGCTTGCCGCGGTCATGAAGCTCAGTGTCTCGGTTCAAGAACTGACCGTGGAAGCAGCACTGACAGGCAAGCGCGATCGCATCTATCAGGCCGCGCTGCTTGATCCGCATACATCGGCAGAACTGTCGCCGGATGAGATCTGGGTCTTGGTTGACGACTTGATCGAAGCACACGGCGACCTGCTGCCTAAATACCGCTGAGGCCGTCAGAGCCCGCGACCGCCAGAACGCTACTCGTCGAGAAGCACGCCATCCCTCGGGAGGCGTGCTTTTGTTTGTCTTTTAAATCCTCGTCGCGGTCTTCAAAAAATCATAAACGATCAGAATCTTGATTGACATTGATCGTATTGAGTGGGAACGTTGACGCAAATAAACGATAAACAGCAGGGGACTATCCGTGAATCAGACTGGCGGCGTGAAAACTGACCGGCTCGATGCCATCCGCAGCCATCTCTATGCGAACGGCTTTTCGACCATTCAGGATCTGGCCGATGCGGTCGGCGCTTCGCTCGCAACAGTCCGGCGCGACCTGCAGGTTCTTGAGCAGGACGGCGCGATCGACAGGGTGCATGGCGGGGCCCGCATCGCCGAAGGGTCCTCGGTCGAACTGGCCTTCCAGGAGCGTGAAAAGCGCCATCTTTCGGCCAAGCGCGCGATCGCGAACGCGGCCTATGAAAAGCTTTTGCCGCGCACGGCGATCTTCCTCGATGCCGGCACGACGGTCCTTCAGCTTGCCCGGCTGATCCGCATCAATCCGATGCCGCTGCGCATCTTCACCAACGGTCTGATCGTCGCTCAGGAATTCCTGAACATTCCGCATCTCGAAGTCGTGCTTCTCGGCGGTCATCTGCGCAGTGAAAATGCCTCTCTCGTCGGCCCGCAGGCTGAAGCCATGCTGGAAACGATCTGGTTCGATCAGCTCTTTCTGGGTGCCAGCGCCATCAGCCCGGATGGGGCGATCTATAGTGTCGACAGCGCCGAAGCCAGCCTGAACAGGCGCATGCTCGCCCGCTCTGCCAATGGTTACGTTCTCGCCGATTCCTCGAAATTCGGGACGATGGCGACATACAAGGTCGCGCCGCTGATTGCGGCAAAACTCATCACCGACAAGGGCCTGGCGCCCCAATGGCGAGCCGAACTCGCCAATTTCGGTGTCGATGCAACCTATGCCGAGCTCGGAGCAAAAGAATGAGCGACGAGTTGATCCTCGGCATCGACGGCGGCGGCAGCAAGGTGCTCGTCACTCTCGCCGACAACGAAGGCAGGATACTGCGCACCGGGCTTGGCGGCGGCGTCAATCCCATGGATAACCCGGACTGGCGACAGGAACTGGAGCAGCATATCGAACCGTTCCGCAATGAGCCGGGATTGGCCGCTGTTGGCGCTGCCTTGCCTGCTTACGGCGAAGTTGCGCATCTCTCCTCTCTCCAGAGGCGATGCATCGACGAAGCTTTCCCGGATATCCGCAGAACCGTCCTCAACGATGTCGACGCCGCCCATCTCGGCGCCTTCGCCGGGCGCCCGGGCATACTCGTCCTGTCGGGGACCGGTTCCATGTCCTGGGCACGCAACGGCGCAGGTGCCTCCGCACGCGTCGGCGGTTGGGGCGATGTGATCGGCGACGAAGGCAGCAGCTACTGGATCGGCCGCGAAGCATTGCACCTTATCAGCCAGAGCCTTGATGGACGCGCCAAGCCCACCGCGCTGGCAAAGGTTGTTTACGAGCACCTCGAGCTCGACATGTCAGATCCGATCAACGCTCTCGGCGGCTGGATTAGCGGGCTTGCAAGGCCGCGCGCGGGTATTGCGGCTCTCTCCGTCCTTGTCGACCAGGTAGCGAGCAAAGGCGACGAAGCAGCAATCGATCTGATCGAAAGAGCAGCTGAAGAGCTTGCCAAGCACCATTGGGCAATATCGGGCCATTGTGAAACCGGCACCGACTGGACTTATGCGGGCGGGACCTTTTCCAGCCGGCTGCTGCTCGAGGCCGTCGAACGACGGATCGGCCGGCGGGCGGTCTCACCTGTACTTCCCCCCGTTGGCGGCGCGCTTCTGGCCGCCGCCCAACTTCTCGACTGGCAGCTTGACGAGCGCTGGTTCGGGCAAATCGCGGTCGCGACAGAAACCGTGATCGCGCGATCAAGACAATGACTGTCAAAGATAAAGAAGGATGGGAACATGCGTAAAATCATATTGCCTTTGCTTGCCTCAGCCGCACTTGCGATTGCCCTGCCTGCCATGGCAGACGACGCCAAGCCACTTGCCGGCCAATCGATCACGGTGCTCATGCCATCGCCGCAGGGGGCCACGGTTGCGGCCGATTTCGAAGCCGAGACCGGCATTCATGTCGATCTCCAGACCCTCTCCTGGGACGATATTCGGCCGAAGTTGGTAACGGCCCTCGTCGCTGGCACGGCACCGGCCGATGTCACCGAATTTGACTGGTCGTGGACGGGACAGTTCAGCGCTGCCGGCTGGTACATGCCGCTCAACGACGTGATCGACAAGGATACGGTCGCTGACATCGGCGTCGCCAAGATCTTCACCGTCGACGGCCAGTTGCTCGGCGTGCCTTACACGAACGACTTCCGCGTCATGCTCGTCAACAAGAAGCATTTCACCGACGCCGGCGTTGCCGAAATGCCGAAAACGCTCGACGCGCTGGTCGCAGCCGCCAAGAAGATCAAGGAAAAGGGCATCTCGACCTATCCGATCGGCCTGCCGCTCTCGGCGACGGAGGGTGCTTCCACCAGCTGGTATCTGCTGACCAAGGCCTTCGGCGGCGAACTCTTCGACAAGGACTTCAAGCCGCTTTTCCTCACCCCGGATTCACCCGGCTACAAGGCGCTCGCCTTCGAACTTAAGCTCCTGAAGGACGGCCTAGTCGATCCGGCCTCGACGGGCCTCAAGGACAGCCAGATCAACGAGAGCATGTTTGCCCAGGGCCTGACCAGCATCATGATCTCGGGCGAACCCGGTCGCCTGGGCCAGATGAACGATCCGAAGCAGTCCAAGGTCGCCGGCCAGGTGGAAGCGATCCTCGTGCCGACCGAAAGTGGTCAGACCCGCAGCTTCGGTCTTCCGGAAGCGCTCGCCATTCCGAACGTCTCGCAGAACAAGGACGCGGCGGTCGCCTTCGTCAAATGGTTCACCAGCAGGGAGTTCCAGAAGAAGAATGCGGCAAACGGCTTCCTGCCGACGCGCACTTCCGCCCTCTCCGAACTCAACACGGAAGGCAAGCTGACGAGCGGCGACGCCCTTGTCGCACAGTCCAAGACCGTCGAGCCGCTGTTCCAGCAGGGAACGCCGCCGTGGTATCCGCAGTTTTCGAGCGCAGTGAACACGGCGATCAACAGCG
Proteins encoded:
- the melA gene encoding alpha-glucosidase/alpha-galactosidase, whose translation is MPKICLVGAGSTVFAQNILGDVLSTPSGSDYVISLFDIDPERLKTSEIVARRICEALDLKKVRVEATLDRREALRGSDFVILMMQVGGYKPATVTDFEVPKRYGLRQTIADTLGIGGIFRGLRTIPVLEAICRDMEEVCPDALLMQYVNPMAINCWAIKELAPSIRTVGLCHSVQHTAAHLASCLDEDIVDINYISAGINHVAFFLKYEKLHADGRREDLYPRLKALTGEGRVPDDDRVRFDVLKRLGHFVTESSEHFSEYTSWYIKDRRPELIDKLNIPLDEYISRCERQISEWHALRRDLEGDKPIEVCRSNEYAAGIINAAVTGNPALIYGNVPNNGLIENLPPECIVEVPCHVDRNGIQPTRIGRIPSQLAAVMKLSVSVQELTVEAALTGKRDRIYQAALLDPHTSAELSPDEIWVLVDDLIEAHGDLLPKYR
- a CDS encoding DeoR/GlpR family DNA-binding transcription regulator, with protein sequence MNQTGGVKTDRLDAIRSHLYANGFSTIQDLADAVGASLATVRRDLQVLEQDGAIDRVHGGARIAEGSSVELAFQEREKRHLSAKRAIANAAYEKLLPRTAIFLDAGTTVLQLARLIRINPMPLRIFTNGLIVAQEFLNIPHLEVVLLGGHLRSENASLVGPQAEAMLETIWFDQLFLGASAISPDGAIYSVDSAEASLNRRMLARSANGYVLADSSKFGTMATYKVAPLIAAKLITDKGLAPQWRAELANFGVDATYAELGAKE
- a CDS encoding N-acetylglucosamine kinase, with product MSDELILGIDGGGSKVLVTLADNEGRILRTGLGGGVNPMDNPDWRQELEQHIEPFRNEPGLAAVGAALPAYGEVAHLSSLQRRCIDEAFPDIRRTVLNDVDAAHLGAFAGRPGILVLSGTGSMSWARNGAGASARVGGWGDVIGDEGSSYWIGREALHLISQSLDGRAKPTALAKVVYEHLELDMSDPINALGGWISGLARPRAGIAALSVLVDQVASKGDEAAIDLIERAAEELAKHHWAISGHCETGTDWTYAGGTFSSRLLLEAVERRIGRRAVSPVLPPVGGALLAAAQLLDWQLDERWFGQIAVATETVIARSRQ
- a CDS encoding ABC transporter substrate-binding protein, with amino-acid sequence MRKIILPLLASAALAIALPAMADDAKPLAGQSITVLMPSPQGATVAADFEAETGIHVDLQTLSWDDIRPKLVTALVAGTAPADVTEFDWSWTGQFSAAGWYMPLNDVIDKDTVADIGVAKIFTVDGQLLGVPYTNDFRVMLVNKKHFTDAGVAEMPKTLDALVAAAKKIKEKGISTYPIGLPLSATEGASTSWYLLTKAFGGELFDKDFKPLFLTPDSPGYKALAFELKLLKDGLVDPASTGLKDSQINESMFAQGLTSIMISGEPGRLGQMNDPKQSKVAGQVEAILVPTESGQTRSFGLPEALAIPNVSQNKDAAVAFVKWFTSREFQKKNAANGFLPTRTSALSELNTEGKLTSGDALVAQSKTVEPLFQQGTPPWYPQFSSAVNTAINSAAKDQITVDQAMQSIADAAKQAMAQ